Proteins co-encoded in one Alphaproteobacteria bacterium PA2 genomic window:
- a CDS encoding prolipoprotein diacylglyceryl transferase: protein MPYPVIDPVLVNIGPLPIRWYALAYISGILLGWRYILDLLKSEKLWGGRKPLLSPIQLDDLILWITLGIILGGRIGHVLFYTPQIVLADPLEIFMVWHGGMSFHGGTLGVLVATLLFAWRNKLDLYELGDLICAATPIGLLFGRLANFIKPELWGRVTDVPWAMVFPGAGPLTRHPSQLYEATLEGVLLFLILRWGTHGAKLLRRRGVIAGLFFLGYGLFRAALENVREPDEGMPDFPLGMTMGMILSLPMILGGAWLIWRGMKEEIPATPHGPA from the coding sequence CTGCCCTATCCGGTGATTGACCCTGTCCTGGTGAATATCGGCCCCCTGCCGATCCGCTGGTACGCCCTGGCCTACATCTCGGGTATACTTCTGGGCTGGCGATACATCCTCGACCTGTTGAAGTCCGAGAAGCTCTGGGGCGGCCGCAAGCCCCTGCTGAGTCCGATCCAGCTGGACGACCTGATTCTCTGGATTACCCTGGGCATCATCCTCGGAGGCCGGATCGGCCACGTCCTGTTCTACACACCGCAGATCGTTCTGGCCGACCCCCTGGAAATTTTCATGGTCTGGCACGGCGGCATGAGTTTCCATGGCGGAACCCTTGGCGTGCTCGTCGCGACCCTGCTGTTTGCCTGGCGCAACAAGCTCGACCTCTATGAGCTCGGAGACCTGATCTGCGCGGCCACACCGATCGGTCTGCTGTTCGGGCGGCTGGCGAACTTCATCAAGCCCGAACTTTGGGGTCGGGTGACCGATGTTCCCTGGGCCATGGTGTTTCCAGGGGCCGGCCCCCTGACCCGCCATCCCAGCCAGCTCTATGAGGCGACCCTTGAGGGGGTGCTCCTCTTCCTGATCCTGCGCTGGGGAACCCATGGGGCAAAGCTCCTGCGCCGGCGGGGCGTCATCGCCGGTCTGTTCTTCCTGGGATACGGTCTCTTCAGGGCAGCCCTGGAAAATGTCCGTGAACCCGACGAGGGCATGCCTGATTTCCCCCTCGGCATGACCATGGGCATGATCCTCAGCCTGCCCATGATCCTTGGCGGCGCCTGGCTGATCTGGCGCGGCATGAAGGAAGAAATCCCGGCGACGCCCCATGGCCCTGCTTGA
- a CDS encoding pyrroline-5-carboxylate reductase, with the protein MSATPILMLGAGRMGGALIEGWRRSGAFAPSDLIIRDPHLSETARAAGGLGALLNPGLEDLARAKTVLLAVKPQIWRETAIEVGDHLAPDAIMISVAAGVRSSDISSAFGGRRTARIMPTTAAAIGQGVASIFADDHEARARARALFAPVGTVVDLDDEELLHAATGVSGSAPAYFYAFVEALEKAGVSVGLSPEAARDLARATMTGAAALLAQSGESPADLRRQVTSPNGTTEAALRILMGEGGLEPLLRDAVIAATHRSVELGG; encoded by the coding sequence ATGTCCGCAACGCCCATTCTGATGCTCGGCGCAGGCCGGATGGGCGGCGCCCTGATCGAGGGCTGGCGCCGGAGCGGGGCCTTTGCGCCCTCCGACCTGATCATCCGCGATCCCCACCTGTCGGAAACCGCCCGCGCTGCCGGCGGGCTGGGGGCCCTGCTCAACCCCGGGCTGGAAGACCTCGCCAGGGCAAAAACCGTCCTGCTGGCCGTCAAGCCGCAGATCTGGCGCGAGACCGCTATCGAGGTGGGCGATCATCTGGCGCCCGACGCCATCATGATTTCAGTGGCCGCGGGGGTCAGGTCCTCGGACATCTCCTCAGCTTTCGGCGGGCGCCGGACCGCCCGGATCATGCCGACCACAGCCGCCGCTATCGGCCAGGGCGTCGCCAGCATCTTTGCCGACGACCATGAAGCCCGGGCCAGAGCCCGCGCCCTGTTCGCCCCTGTGGGGACTGTGGTCGATCTGGACGACGAAGAGCTGCTCCACGCCGCAACCGGCGTCTCAGGGTCTGCTCCGGCCTATTTCTACGCCTTTGTGGAAGCTCTCGAGAAAGCAGGGGTTTCTGTGGGTCTGTCGCCGGAGGCGGCCCGGGATCTGGCGCGCGCCACCATGACCGGCGCGGCGGCCCTGCTGGCCCAGTCCGGGGAAAGCCCCGCCGATCTTCGCAGGCAGGTCACCTCGCCCAATGGCACAACCGAAGCTGCCCTCAGGATCCTGATGGGAGAGGGCGGACTTGAACCCTTGCTGCGGGACGCGGTTATCGCGGCGACCCACAGGTCTGTGGAACTGGGCGGCTAG